The Eurosta solidaginis isolate ZX-2024a chromosome 4, ASM4086904v1, whole genome shotgun sequence genome includes a window with the following:
- the Idgf4 gene encoding chitinase-like protein Idgf4, with protein sequence MKIIILLAVSLAALATAQQASNTHLVCYYDGNSFAREGLSKLTINDLEPALQFCSHLIYGYAGISPTSNKLVSLNEKLDLDIGSGLYRTVAGFKKKFPHLKVLLSVGGDKDEVDPDNNKYLTLLESTNARIPFINSAHSLLKTYGFDGLDLAWQFTKNKAKKEHSGIGKLWKGFKKIFSGDFVVDEKAEEHKEQFTAIVRELKNAFRPDGFLLGLSVLPNVNSSLFYDVPAIVNNLDYVNLHAYDFQTPERNPEVADYPAPIYELNDRNPEANVNYQVQYWLNNHCPATKINVGIAAYGRAWKMTKDSGLTGLPPVLETDGVAAAGSQTQKPGLLSWPEVCGKLPNPANQHLKGADGPLRKVGDPTKRFGNYAYRSADDNGDHGMWVGYEDPDTAANKAAFVKSRGLGGVALMDLSFDDFRGACTGDKFPILRAIKFKL encoded by the exons ATGAAAATTATCATTTTGCTAGCAGTGTCGCTGGCCGCCTTGGCGACTGCTCAACAAGCAAGCAACACACATCTTGTTTGCTATTACGATGGCAATAGTTTTGCACGTGAAG GCCTCTCAAAACTCACCATCAATGATTTGGAACCAGCGTTACAGTTCTGCTCTCATCTAATTTATGGTTATGCTGGCATTAGCCCCACATCAAATAAACTTGTCAGCCTTAATGAAAAACTTGATTTGGATATCGGCTCTGGACTATATCGTACTGTCGCCGGTTTCAAGAAGAAGTTCCCACATTTGAAAGTTTTGTTGAGCGTGGGCGGTGACAAAGATGAAGTAGATCCCGATAACAATAAATACCTAACACTCTTGGAGAGCACAAATGCGCGCATACCTTTCATAAATAGCGCCCATTCTCTTCTGAAGACATACGGTTTCGATGGACTCGATTTGGCATGGCAATTCACCAAGAATAAGGCGAAGAAAGAGCATAGCGGTATTGGTAAACTGTGGAAGGGTTTTAAAAAAATCTTCTCTGGTGATTTCGTTGTTGACGAGAAAGCTGAAGAGCATAAGGAGCAATTTACTGCAATTGTGCGCGAATTGAAGAATGCTTTTCGTCCAGATGGCTTTTTGCTCGGTTTGTCGGTGTTGCCTAATGTGAATTCGTCCC TCTTCTACGATGTACCCGCCATTGTTAATAACTTGGACTACGTAAATTTGCACGCCTATGACTTCCAAACACCTGAACGTAATCCAGAAGTTGCTGATTATCCAGCACCCATTTATGAGTTGAATGATCGTAATCCGGAAGCCAACGTCAACTACCAAGTGCAATATTGGTTAAACAATCACTGCCCTGCCACGAAAATCAACGTGGGTATTGCCGCATATGGACGTGCTTGGAAAATGACTAAAGACTCGGGGCTCACCGGTTTGCCACCAGTTCTTGAGACAGATGGTGTTGCTGCAGCTGGCTCTCAAACGCAAAAACCAGGTTTACTTAGTTGGCCTGAGGTATGCGGCAAATTACCAAATCCCGCCAATCAACATTTGAAAGGTGCCGATGGCCCTCTGCGCAAAGTTGGTGATCCTACAAAGCGTTTTGGTAACTACGCCTATCGCTCAGCTGATGATAATGGTGATCATGGTATGTGGGTGGGTTATGAGGATCCCGATACAGCGGCAAATAAAGCTGCCTTTGTGAAGTCACGCGGTTTGGGCGGTGTTGCTTTGATGGATTTGTCATTCGATGATTTTCGTGGTGCTTGCACTGGCGATAAGTTCCCAATTTTACGTGCCATCAAGTTCAAGTTGTAA